The Sphingomicrobium sp. genome has a window encoding:
- the coxB gene encoding cytochrome c oxidase subunit II — MRARSAAAMFLLLVAGCSYQNYQSDFGSASIQDQQFLTLFWIFVAVCAVMYVLVLGFMIAAMIRRNRTRDLNVVETGRHHRSHPALTATLTGWAALIGIGLAILAVASFVADRSMAQAATNEKLAIRITGNQWWWDIVYKSDTPSKTLRTANELHLPVGVPTRIYLNSADVIHSFWVPSLGGKQDLIPGRENDITVTPTKAGIYRGQCAEFCGVQHAKMAMVVVVEPYADFVKWWDAQLQPAAPPRTPEQLAGFQYVTSGPCSACHNIGGTPASGQIAPDLTHIASRRSLAAGTLPMNRGNLHGWIADPQSLKPGNKMPTIGMEAKQLHGVVAYLESLK; from the coding sequence GTGCGCGCGCGTTCGGCCGCAGCCATGTTCCTGCTGCTCGTCGCCGGCTGCTCGTACCAGAATTACCAGTCCGACTTCGGCAGCGCGTCGATCCAGGATCAGCAATTTTTGACGCTGTTCTGGATTTTCGTCGCGGTTTGCGCCGTCATGTATGTGCTGGTGCTGGGGTTCATGATCGCGGCCATGATCCGCCGCAACCGCACCCGCGACCTCAATGTCGTCGAGACAGGCCGGCATCATCGCAGCCATCCGGCGCTCACGGCGACGCTCACCGGCTGGGCCGCCCTGATCGGCATTGGCCTCGCCATCCTCGCCGTTGCAAGCTTCGTTGCCGACCGCTCCATGGCTCAAGCTGCGACTAACGAGAAGCTGGCGATCAGGATCACCGGCAATCAGTGGTGGTGGGACATCGTCTACAAGTCCGACACGCCTTCAAAGACGCTGCGCACCGCAAATGAGCTTCACCTGCCCGTCGGCGTTCCGACGCGAATCTATCTCAACAGCGCGGATGTCATCCACAGCTTCTGGGTGCCTAGCCTCGGCGGCAAGCAGGACCTCATCCCCGGACGTGAGAACGACATCACGGTCACGCCGACGAAAGCTGGCATCTACCGCGGACAATGTGCGGAATTCTGCGGCGTCCAACACGCCAAAATGGCGATGGTGGTGGTCGTCGAACCGTATGCCGATTTCGTGAAATGGTGGGACGCGCAGCTGCAGCCGGCAGCGCCGCCGCGCACGCCTGAACAGCTCGCGGGCTTTCAATATGTGACCAGCGGTCCGTGCAGCGCTTGCCACAATATCGGTGGCACGCCAGCGAGCGGCCAGATCGCGCCCGACCTCACGCACATCGCCAGCCGCAGGAGCCTGGCGGCGGGCACGCTGCCGATGAACCGCGGGAACCTCCATGGCTGGATCGCCGACCCGCAGTCGCTCAAGCCCGGCAACAAGATGCCGACCATCGGCATGGAGGCGAAGCAATTGCACGGCGTCGTCGCTTATCTCGAGAGCCTCAAATGA
- the pgl gene encoding 6-phosphogluconolactonase — MIEAEWWEYDSLDELSDAVAGDVGFIIESAIDARDASLVAVPGGKTGPAIFAKLAAAKLPWKKVAIVPTDDRIVPVDSELSNVREIARAFLPLGARVIPLTGGAAEDYQMAGNAADARLQDLPWPPDLVWLGMGKDGHTASIFAGPDLQAALEAPKARRAVGVMPDPMPAEAEVARVTLTRASILSARTVLITITGQDKRDILEQAIADGHSSKLPIGRVLAEAEQPIDIHWCP; from the coding sequence ATGATCGAAGCAGAATGGTGGGAATATGATTCCCTCGACGAGCTGTCCGACGCCGTCGCCGGCGATGTCGGGTTCATCATCGAGAGCGCGATCGACGCGCGCGACGCGTCGCTGGTCGCAGTGCCCGGCGGAAAGACCGGACCGGCCATTTTCGCCAAGCTCGCCGCCGCCAAGCTGCCGTGGAAGAAGGTCGCGATCGTTCCCACCGACGACCGGATCGTGCCCGTCGATAGCGAGCTGTCGAATGTGCGCGAGATTGCCCGGGCTTTCCTGCCGCTCGGCGCGCGCGTCATCCCCCTAACCGGTGGAGCCGCGGAAGATTACCAGATGGCGGGGAATGCGGCGGATGCGCGTCTGCAGGACCTCCCGTGGCCGCCGGACCTCGTCTGGCTCGGCATGGGCAAGGACGGGCACACAGCGTCGATCTTCGCCGGGCCGGATCTCCAGGCCGCGCTCGAAGCGCCCAAGGCGCGACGTGCCGTGGGGGTCATGCCGGACCCGATGCCGGCAGAAGCGGAGGTTGCCCGGGTGACGTTGACGCGCGCGTCGATCCTGTCGGCGCGCACCGTGCTGATCACCATCACCGGCCAGGACAAGCGCGACATCCTTGAGCAGGCGATCGCCGACGGCCACAGCTCCAAGCTGCCGATCGGCCGCGTCCTGGCCGAGGCGGAGCAGCCGATCGACATTCACTGGTGCCCCTAA
- a CDS encoding energy transducer TonB, which produces MAAVVALHAALVFALLNLSGQMDLPGVDSAIRTFDLTPDPPPPPPPPPPPPPQQEKARPKPKDDPGGSAPNLKSEATPIKRIKPRVVVPPVPTVATSETPRQGTSPTQGAAPVPGPGTGTGGSGTGTGTGSGSGSGGGGDGGVAVAPRLASPVLRGRDFPRTILDQWPGRQTVFLRLKVDARGFVSECTVDRGTGVAAIDSTLCNIAHDRLRFRPALNRRGQAVAGWFGYAQPAPR; this is translated from the coding sequence ATGGCGGCCGTTGTGGCGCTGCATGCGGCGCTTGTGTTCGCGCTCCTGAACCTGTCGGGTCAGATGGATTTGCCGGGGGTGGACAGCGCCATTCGCACGTTCGACCTGACGCCGGACCCGCCACCCCCGCCACCACCGCCACCGCCGCCTCCGCCGCAGCAAGAGAAAGCCAGGCCCAAGCCGAAGGACGATCCGGGCGGATCGGCGCCCAACCTCAAGAGCGAGGCCACGCCGATCAAAAGGATCAAGCCGAGGGTCGTCGTGCCGCCAGTCCCGACAGTCGCGACCAGCGAGACGCCGCGCCAGGGTACGTCGCCGACGCAGGGGGCCGCCCCGGTCCCCGGTCCGGGGACCGGTACGGGCGGATCCGGCACTGGAACGGGCACCGGCAGCGGCAGCGGGTCCGGCGGGGGCGGCGACGGCGGCGTCGCGGTTGCGCCGCGGCTTGCATCGCCGGTGCTCCGAGGCCGCGACTTTCCAAGGACCATCCTCGACCAGTGGCCCGGCCGCCAGACCGTTTTCCTGCGCTTGAAGGTGGACGCGCGCGGATTCGTCAGCGAATGCACGGTAGACCGCGGGACCGGCGTTGCGGCGATCGATTCGACGCTCTGCAACATCGCGCACGACCGGCTTCGCTTCCGTCCCGCGCTGAACCGGCGCGGGCAGGCGGTTGCGGGATGGTTCGGATATGCGCAACCAGCCCCGCGATAA
- a CDS encoding PQQ-dependent dehydrogenase, methanol/ethanol family: protein MLRKGSAVISVAILALAGASLAACDRKTDDQGTGAKAYASLPGGPRATPAAAAFPQDDGNWTMPSKDYAASRFSALNQITPANVGNLNLAFTFSTGTVKGFEAPPLVVDGTMYIITPYPNNLYALDLTKPGAPTKWVFKPKPAAAAQGVACCDVVNRGAVYDSGKIFFNTLDGQTIAVDANSGQLAWRTQLGNIQRGETITMAPLVAGGKVLVGNSGGEMGVRGWLAALDAGSGKLAWKAYSTGPDKDVLIDGDFKPFYAMDRGKDLGVKSWPPEQWKIGGGTVWGWISYDPETKIIFYGTGNPGPWNPEQRPGDNKWTTGVFARDVETGKARWFYQTTPHDLFDHDDINEIILADIPANGGRRPVMLRPARNGFFYVHDRRTGQVLSAAPFGYVNAYKGVDLRTGKIVPNHEKDPKVGRIVRDICPAAPGLKDWNPAAFSPVTGLVYIPHNNLCMDFGAMQANYIAGTPYVGADVKMYAGPGGNRGAFTAWDPLRQRKVWEIPEDFPVWSPALATAGGLIFYGTMDGWFKAVDARNGKLVWRFKAGSGIIAQPISYRGPDGRQYIAVIAGVGGWPGVVVSNNTDPKDPTAALGFANAMKDLPMKTTAGGMLYVFALPR, encoded by the coding sequence ATGCTGCGAAAGGGAAGCGCAGTCATTTCGGTCGCTATTCTCGCGCTTGCGGGCGCGAGCCTTGCGGCATGTGACCGGAAGACTGACGATCAAGGTACGGGGGCGAAGGCTTACGCCTCGCTGCCCGGTGGTCCAAGAGCGACTCCCGCAGCGGCGGCTTTCCCGCAGGACGACGGCAATTGGACCATGCCGTCGAAGGACTATGCGGCGTCCCGCTTTTCGGCGCTAAACCAAATCACGCCCGCGAACGTCGGTAATCTCAACCTTGCGTTCACCTTCTCGACCGGCACCGTCAAAGGGTTCGAAGCGCCGCCGTTGGTCGTCGACGGGACGATGTATATCATCACGCCCTACCCGAATAATCTCTACGCACTCGACCTGACTAAGCCGGGTGCCCCGACGAAATGGGTGTTCAAGCCGAAGCCTGCGGCAGCGGCGCAGGGCGTCGCCTGCTGCGACGTGGTGAACCGCGGCGCCGTCTACGATTCCGGCAAGATCTTCTTCAACACGCTCGACGGCCAGACGATCGCGGTGGATGCGAACAGCGGCCAGCTCGCGTGGCGCACGCAACTCGGAAACATCCAGCGCGGCGAGACCATCACCATGGCGCCGCTGGTCGCGGGCGGCAAGGTGCTGGTCGGCAATTCCGGCGGTGAAATGGGCGTGCGCGGCTGGCTCGCGGCGCTCGATGCCGGGAGCGGCAAGCTCGCGTGGAAAGCTTATAGCACGGGCCCAGACAAGGACGTCCTGATCGACGGCGACTTCAAGCCATTCTACGCGATGGATCGCGGCAAGGACCTAGGCGTCAAGTCGTGGCCGCCCGAACAGTGGAAGATCGGCGGCGGCACCGTCTGGGGCTGGATCAGCTACGATCCGGAAACGAAGATAATCTTCTACGGGACCGGCAACCCGGGTCCCTGGAACCCGGAGCAGCGGCCGGGCGACAACAAGTGGACAACGGGCGTTTTCGCCCGTGATGTCGAGACGGGGAAGGCGCGCTGGTTTTACCAGACGACGCCGCACGATTTGTTCGACCACGACGATATCAACGAGATTATCCTTGCGGACATCCCGGCGAACGGCGGCCGACGACCCGTTATGCTTCGTCCCGCGCGCAACGGCTTTTTCTACGTCCACGACCGGCGCACCGGCCAGGTGCTGAGCGCCGCGCCATTCGGCTATGTGAACGCCTACAAGGGCGTCGATCTTCGCACCGGCAAGATCGTCCCCAACCACGAAAAAGACCCCAAGGTCGGCCGCATCGTGCGCGACATCTGCCCGGCAGCGCCGGGGCTGAAGGACTGGAATCCGGCCGCGTTCAGCCCGGTGACGGGCCTCGTCTACATCCCGCACAATAACCTGTGCATGGACTTCGGCGCGATGCAGGCGAACTATATCGCCGGCACACCCTACGTCGGCGCCGACGTGAAGATGTATGCCGGGCCAGGCGGCAATCGCGGCGCCTTCACGGCCTGGGATCCGCTTCGCCAGCGCAAGGTGTGGGAGATCCCGGAAGACTTCCCGGTGTGGAGCCCCGCACTGGCCACCGCGGGTGGGCTGATCTTCTACGGAACCATGGACGGCTGGTTCAAGGCGGTCGACGCCCGCAACGGCAAGCTCGTCTGGCGCTTCAAAGCGGGCAGCGGGATCATCGCCCAGCCGATCAGCTACCGCGGGCCGGACGGTCGCCAATATATTGCGGTCATCGCGGGCGTCGGCGGATGGCCAGGCGTGGTCGTCTCGAACAACACCGATCCCAAGGACCCGACGGCAGCGCTCGGCTTCGCCAATGCGATGAAGGACCTGCCGATGAAAACGACTGCGGGAGGCATGCTCTATGTCTTTGCCCTTCCGCGCTAG
- the acs gene encoding acetate--CoA ligase produces the protein MAEAVHLVPSDFNARIGPQQLAELHRQADSDPDRFWLDQAQRLTWDKFPTRAGDWSFAEDDFRIRWFEDGQLNLSINCLDRHLAEHGDRTAIIFEADEPDTGHRWTYRQLYEETCRFANLLKQRSVRRGDRVMIYMPMIPEAAAAMLACARIGAVHSVVFGGFSPESLHGRIVDCDAVAVITADEGVRGGKRIPLKRNVDQALEPRDVGTVIVVTRTGGDVPLKDGRDVLYSDVRNSLGIECEPEAMNAEDPLFILYTSGSTGKPKGVVHTTGGYAVWAATTFDWIFDYRDDDIFWCTADVGWITGHSYVVYGPLANRATTVMFDGVPNYPDFGRFWETVDRLGVTIFYTAPTAIRALMREGEAPVKAHSRKSLRLLGTVGEPINPEAWEWYWRVVGDGRCPVVDTWWQTETGGILMSPFPGAVDMKPGSATKPVPGIKPLLLDAEHNILEGATSGNLCLATSWPGQMRTVWGDHARFFETYFKTYPGLYFTGDGCRRDEDGYYWITGRVDDVINVSGHRIGTAEVESALVAHPKVAEAAVVPFPHDIKGQAIYAYVTLNAGEDGDDALRAELNQAVRKDIGALAAPEKIHFATALPKTRSGKIMRRILRKIAEGASDGFGDTSTLADPTIVDFLLAGRQ, from the coding sequence ATGGCTGAAGCGGTGCATCTAGTTCCTTCGGACTTCAACGCCCGCATCGGTCCTCAACAACTCGCCGAGCTGCACAGGCAGGCGGACAGCGATCCGGATCGCTTCTGGCTCGACCAGGCGCAGCGGCTGACCTGGGACAAATTTCCGACGCGGGCCGGCGACTGGTCGTTCGCCGAGGACGATTTCCGCATCCGCTGGTTTGAGGACGGGCAGCTCAACCTGTCCATAAATTGCCTCGACCGGCACCTTGCCGAACATGGCGACCGCACCGCCATCATTTTCGAAGCCGACGAACCCGACACAGGTCACCGCTGGACCTATCGCCAGCTCTACGAAGAGACCTGTCGTTTCGCCAACCTGCTGAAGCAGCGCAGCGTTCGGCGCGGCGACCGCGTCATGATCTACATGCCGATGATCCCGGAAGCCGCGGCGGCGATGCTCGCCTGCGCGCGGATCGGCGCGGTCCATTCGGTGGTGTTCGGCGGCTTCTCGCCGGAAAGCCTGCACGGCCGCATCGTCGACTGCGACGCGGTTGCCGTGATCACCGCCGACGAAGGCGTTCGCGGCGGCAAGCGCATCCCGCTCAAGCGCAATGTCGACCAGGCGCTCGAGCCGCGCGACGTCGGCACTGTGATCGTCGTCACGCGCACCGGAGGCGACGTGCCGCTGAAGGATGGCCGCGACGTCCTCTATTCGGACGTCCGCAACAGTCTCGGCATAGAATGCGAGCCGGAGGCGATGAACGCGGAAGACCCGTTGTTCATCCTCTACACGTCGGGCTCCACGGGAAAGCCCAAGGGCGTTGTGCACACGACCGGCGGCTACGCAGTCTGGGCGGCGACGACCTTCGACTGGATCTTCGACTATCGCGACGACGACATCTTCTGGTGCACTGCCGACGTCGGCTGGATCACCGGCCATTCGTATGTCGTCTACGGCCCGCTCGCGAACCGCGCGACGACGGTGATGTTCGATGGCGTCCCGAACTATCCCGACTTCGGCCGCTTCTGGGAGACGGTCGACAGGCTCGGCGTCACCATCTTCTACACGGCGCCGACGGCGATCCGCGCGCTGATGCGGGAAGGCGAAGCGCCGGTGAAGGCGCACAGCCGCAAGTCGCTGCGCCTGCTCGGAACGGTCGGCGAACCGATCAACCCCGAAGCCTGGGAATGGTATTGGCGCGTCGTCGGCGACGGCCGCTGCCCGGTCGTCGACACCTGGTGGCAGACGGAAACCGGCGGCATCCTGATGTCGCCCTTTCCTGGCGCGGTCGACATGAAGCCCGGCTCCGCGACCAAGCCGGTTCCCGGCATCAAGCCGCTCCTCCTCGACGCGGAACACAACATCCTGGAAGGCGCGACCAGCGGCAATCTGTGCCTCGCGACCTCATGGCCCGGGCAGATGCGCACCGTCTGGGGCGATCACGCCCGCTTCTTCGAGACCTACTTCAAGACCTATCCCGGACTGTACTTCACCGGCGACGGCTGCCGGCGGGACGAGGATGGCTATTATTGGATCACCGGCCGCGTCGACGATGTCATCAATGTGTCGGGCCATCGGATCGGCACTGCGGAGGTCGAAAGCGCCCTTGTCGCTCACCCGAAGGTCGCGGAAGCGGCGGTCGTTCCCTTTCCGCACGACATCAAGGGCCAGGCGATCTACGCTTATGTAACGCTCAACGCCGGGGAAGATGGTGACGACGCGTTGCGCGCGGAACTCAACCAGGCCGTCCGCAAGGATATCGGTGCACTGGCCGCGCCGGAGAAGATCCACTTCGCGACCGCGCTTCCCAAGACCCGTTCGGGCAAGATCATGCGCCGCATCCTGCGCAAGATCGCCGAAGGTGCCAGCGACGGCTTCGGCGACACCTCGACTCTGGCGGATCCGACGATCGTCGACTTCCTGCTTGCGGGCCGCCAATGA
- a CDS encoding DUF3833 family protein — MIAVLVAAAVATSDAAQFAFNPIDFFRGRTRGDGTLKVLFQKPKRIQVESEGVEQKDGTLVLRQLIKEAGKKPRTRFWRLRQVAPNRFEGTLTDAAGPVRVDLVKQGVRIRYTAPNHLNFDQLLEPAGPGEVHNHMRVRRFGVTVARLEEVIRKLD, encoded by the coding sequence ATGATCGCCGTTCTCGTTGCGGCGGCTGTGGCGACATCGGACGCGGCACAGTTTGCGTTCAACCCGATCGACTTCTTCCGCGGCCGCACGCGCGGCGATGGCACGCTCAAGGTGCTCTTCCAGAAGCCGAAGCGTATCCAGGTCGAAAGCGAAGGCGTCGAGCAAAAGGACGGCACGCTGGTGCTGCGGCAGCTGATCAAGGAAGCCGGCAAGAAGCCGCGCACGAGGTTCTGGCGCCTTCGCCAGGTCGCGCCGAACCGCTTCGAAGGAACGCTGACCGACGCCGCGGGACCCGTTCGCGTCGACCTGGTCAAGCAAGGCGTGCGCATCCGCTATACCGCGCCCAATCATCTCAACTTCGACCAGCTGCTCGAACCTGCCGGACCTGGCGAAGTCCACAACCACATGCGGGTCAGGCGCTTCGGCGTCACCGTTGCCCGGCTAGAGGAAGTCATCCGCAAGCTGGACTGA
- a CDS encoding MFS transporter, protein MASVAEAEERKPWSMMRVVVASSAGTAFEWYDFFIFGSLAPVISKVFFAGLDPTPALVAALALFAAGFAFRPLGALIFGVVGDRLGRKGAFLITVSLMGGATFLIGLLPTYAQAGTLAAALLIVLRILQGIALGGEYGGAAIYVAEHAPDDKRGASTGWIQSSASFGLLAALLVIVVTRTAVGEDAFASWGWRIPFLVSAVLLAVSVWMRAKLAESPQFKKLQEEGEVVRQPLRESFGRWSNVKRVLIAFFGIMCAQGAVWYFTFFYLQVFLERSLGLPAATKDMLLIVMTLVSAPLYVFFGWLSDRVGRKPVMLGGMLLALALYFPGSYWIAGTANPQLVAAQEATPIFVATDPSTCSAQFDPVGTAKFVSACDIAKSTLITRGISFETRRSGNGRTYVIVGTETVPITGGEGLSGAELKSLKSATGETVKAELTAAGYPASAHPSTGELIMLTAILLLFVVAATALYGPQAAALVEMFPTRIRYTAMSLPYHVGTGWVGGFLPVTSFALVAITGDIYQGLWYAVIFTAISVFVSLFFLKETAGRRLEDI, encoded by the coding sequence ATGGCAAGCGTAGCCGAAGCTGAAGAGCGCAAGCCGTGGTCGATGATGCGCGTGGTTGTCGCGTCGTCGGCGGGCACGGCGTTCGAATGGTATGACTTTTTCATCTTCGGCAGCCTGGCGCCTGTCATCTCCAAGGTGTTCTTCGCAGGCCTCGACCCCACGCCGGCGCTGGTCGCCGCGCTTGCGCTGTTCGCGGCCGGCTTCGCGTTCCGGCCGCTCGGAGCGCTGATCTTCGGGGTCGTTGGCGACCGGCTCGGGCGCAAGGGCGCCTTCCTGATCACTGTCAGCCTCATGGGCGGCGCGACTTTCCTGATCGGGCTGCTGCCGACCTATGCGCAGGCGGGCACGCTCGCCGCGGCCCTCCTCATCGTCTTGCGCATCCTCCAGGGGATCGCGCTTGGCGGCGAATATGGCGGCGCGGCGATCTATGTCGCCGAGCATGCGCCCGACGACAAGCGCGGCGCGTCGACTGGGTGGATTCAATCGTCGGCCTCATTCGGCCTCCTTGCAGCGCTGCTCGTCATCGTCGTGACGCGTACCGCGGTCGGCGAAGACGCGTTCGCAAGCTGGGGCTGGCGCATCCCGTTCCTGGTATCGGCCGTGCTCCTCGCCGTCTCGGTTTGGATGCGCGCGAAGCTCGCCGAGAGCCCGCAGTTCAAGAAGCTTCAGGAAGAAGGCGAGGTCGTCCGCCAGCCGCTGCGCGAATCCTTCGGGCGCTGGAGCAACGTCAAGCGCGTGCTCATCGCCTTCTTCGGCATCATGTGCGCGCAAGGTGCCGTCTGGTACTTCACTTTCTTCTACCTGCAGGTGTTCCTCGAACGGTCCCTCGGCCTGCCCGCCGCGACGAAGGACATGCTGCTGATCGTCATGACGCTCGTCAGTGCGCCGCTCTATGTTTTCTTCGGCTGGCTGAGCGACCGCGTTGGACGGAAGCCTGTCATGCTCGGCGGCATGCTGCTCGCCCTCGCGCTCTATTTCCCGGGTTCCTACTGGATCGCGGGCACTGCCAATCCGCAACTCGTCGCCGCCCAGGAAGCGACACCGATTTTCGTCGCAACCGACCCGTCCACCTGCTCCGCGCAGTTCGATCCGGTGGGCACGGCAAAGTTCGTCAGTGCCTGCGACATCGCGAAGAGCACCCTGATCACCAGGGGCATCTCGTTCGAGACCCGTCGGTCAGGCAATGGCCGGACGTATGTGATCGTCGGTACCGAAACCGTGCCGATTACGGGCGGTGAAGGGCTGTCTGGGGCGGAGCTCAAGTCGCTCAAGAGCGCGACCGGCGAGACGGTCAAGGCCGAGCTCACCGCGGCCGGCTATCCGGCGAGCGCTCATCCATCCACTGGCGAGCTCATCATGCTCACCGCGATCCTGCTGCTGTTCGTCGTCGCGGCGACGGCACTCTACGGGCCGCAAGCCGCCGCGCTCGTTGAAATGTTCCCGACGCGCATCCGCTACACGGCAATGTCGCTGCCTTACCATGTCGGCACCGGCTGGGTCGGCGGATTCTTGCCGGTCACCAGCTTCGCGCTGGTGGCGATCACCGGCGATATCTATCAGGGCCTTTGGTACGCCGTGATCTTCACCGCCATTTCGGTCTTCGTCTCGCTGTTCTTCCTCAAAGAAACGGCGGGCAGGCGCCTCGAGGACATCTAG
- a CDS encoding c-type cytochrome, protein MSLPFRASLLVAGAAGLLLAACDREEHHSRAKPFGETIPASASPPTVFPGNSAPPGKDFRAAVYDNNANAIGRGQQLYIQMNCVGCHSHGGGGMGPPLMDDEWRYGSSIDQIAATIAEGRPNGMPAWRGKLTEDQIYQISAYVRSLSGLPSKDAVSSRAEGMSAGTPQTLTPHPDTKNSDAPKQ, encoded by the coding sequence ATGTCTTTGCCCTTCCGCGCTAGCTTGCTCGTCGCCGGCGCCGCCGGGCTGCTGCTTGCAGCCTGCGATCGCGAAGAGCATCATTCGCGCGCCAAGCCCTTCGGTGAAACCATCCCCGCGAGCGCCAGCCCCCCGACGGTCTTTCCCGGGAACAGCGCGCCTCCGGGCAAGGACTTCCGCGCTGCCGTCTACGACAACAATGCGAACGCGATCGGCCGCGGGCAGCAGCTCTACATACAGATGAATTGCGTCGGCTGTCACAGCCATGGCGGCGGCGGAATGGGCCCCCCGCTGATGGACGATGAGTGGCGCTATGGCAGCAGCATCGACCAGATTGCGGCGACGATTGCGGAAGGTCGGCCGAACGGCATGCCGGCGTGGCGCGGCAAGCTCACCGAAGACCAGATCTATCAGATCTCGGCTTATGTCCGCTCTCTGTCCGGCTTGCCGAGCAAGGATGCCGTGTCGAGCCGGGCCGAAGGGATGAGCGCCGGCACCCCGCAGACGCTGACGCCGCATCCCGACACCAAGAATTCGGACGCCCCCAAACAATGA
- a CDS encoding KGG domain-containing protein translates to MATSKSGGSKRGFAAMDPAKQREIASKGGKASHGGGRKSTKR, encoded by the coding sequence ATGGCAACGAGCAAAAGCGGCGGCTCCAAGCGCGGCTTCGCAGCGATGGATCCGGCCAAGCAGCGCGAGATCGCAAGCAAGGGCGGCAAGGCCAGTCACGGCGGCGGGCGCAAGAGCACGAAACGGTAA